One Microbacterium keratanolyticum DNA window includes the following coding sequences:
- a CDS encoding thiamine pyrophosphate-binding protein has product MAQMTGGDALTQALISEGTDTVFGIPGVQLDGLTDGMYRRQDEVHLMVPRHEQSTTYMADGYHRVTGKPGVAMVVPGPGVLNAGAGMSTAYACSSQVMLLAGTIPSTFVGKGYGALHEIPKQTETIEGLTKWTARPTRVEEIPELVHEGFRQMRTGRPRPVALELGPDILHAVADLEIGEPFAVAEPVAPEDKVTEIVQLLAASNRPVIHVGGGVKGQKAFDLLPRLAELLDAPVVMSENGRGAIDAREPRALPAFALRELRNTADVVLSFGTRFLTPFGQPQNIGDARLVLVNIDADDLRAPRTPDIAVNADATAVIAALVERLEQREGWGAEIARLRAEGEARVREQVAPQMAFVDAIRAALPADGIFVNELTQIGYVSTYGYPVQAPRSYVWPGYQGTLGYAMPTALGAAVGAGDRPVVVVTGDGGIGWSLQEFATAKKYGIPLITVLFEDKRFGNVWRIQRDTYGGRFIGSDLENPDFELLAKAFGIDFALAQDADAVQREIGAAISARRPAIIKVPVDVFPSPWGFIHEKH; this is encoded by the coding sequence ATGGCACAGATGACAGGCGGCGACGCGCTCACCCAGGCGCTCATCAGCGAGGGCACCGACACGGTCTTCGGCATCCCCGGCGTCCAGCTGGACGGCCTGACCGACGGCATGTACCGCCGCCAGGACGAGGTGCACCTCATGGTGCCGCGCCACGAGCAGAGCACGACCTACATGGCCGACGGCTACCACCGCGTGACCGGCAAGCCCGGCGTCGCGATGGTCGTCCCCGGCCCGGGTGTCCTCAACGCCGGCGCCGGCATGTCCACCGCCTACGCCTGCAGCTCGCAGGTCATGCTGCTGGCCGGCACGATCCCCTCCACCTTCGTCGGCAAGGGCTACGGAGCCCTGCACGAGATCCCCAAGCAGACCGAGACCATCGAGGGCCTCACCAAGTGGACGGCACGTCCCACGCGCGTGGAGGAGATCCCCGAGCTCGTGCACGAGGGCTTCCGCCAGATGCGCACCGGCCGCCCCCGCCCCGTCGCGCTGGAGCTGGGACCGGACATCCTGCACGCCGTCGCTGACCTCGAGATCGGCGAGCCCTTCGCCGTCGCCGAGCCGGTCGCCCCGGAGGACAAGGTCACCGAGATCGTGCAGCTGCTCGCCGCGAGCAACCGCCCGGTCATCCACGTCGGCGGCGGTGTCAAGGGCCAGAAGGCCTTCGACCTGCTCCCCCGCCTCGCCGAGCTCCTCGACGCCCCCGTCGTCATGAGCGAGAACGGCCGCGGCGCGATCGACGCCCGCGAGCCCCGCGCCCTCCCCGCCTTCGCCCTCCGCGAGCTGCGCAACACCGCCGACGTCGTCCTGTCGTTCGGCACCCGCTTCCTGACGCCCTTCGGCCAGCCGCAGAACATCGGCGACGCGCGTCTCGTGCTCGTGAACATCGACGCGGACGACCTGCGCGCACCGCGCACCCCCGACATCGCCGTCAACGCCGATGCGACGGCCGTCATCGCCGCCCTCGTCGAGCGCCTGGAGCAGCGCGAAGGATGGGGCGCCGAGATCGCTCGCCTCCGCGCCGAGGGCGAAGCCCGCGTCCGTGAGCAGGTCGCGCCGCAGATGGCGTTCGTCGACGCGATCCGCGCCGCCCTGCCGGCCGACGGCATCTTCGTCAACGAGCTCACGCAGATCGGCTACGTCTCGACGTACGGCTACCCGGTGCAGGCGCCGCGCTCGTACGTGTGGCCCGGATACCAGGGCACCCTCGGCTACGCGATGCCCACCGCTCTCGGCGCGGCCGTCGGCGCGGGCGACCGCCCCGTCGTCGTCGTGACCGGCGACGGCGGCATCGGCTGGTCACTCCAGGAGTTCGCGACGGCCAAGAAGTACGGCATCCCGCTCATCACCGTGCTGTTCGAGGACAAGCGCTTCGGCAATGTGTGGCGCATCCAGCGCGACACCTACGGCGGCCGCTTCATCGGCTCGGACCTGGAGAACCCCGACTTCGAGCTGCTCGCGAAGGCCTTCGGCATCGACTTCGCGCTCGCGCAGGACGCGGACGCCGTGCAGCGCGAGATCGGCGCCGCCATCAGCGCCCGTCGCCCGGCGATCATCAAGGTTCCCGTCGACGTCTTCCCGTCGCCGTGGGGCTTCATCCACGAGAAGCACTGA
- a CDS encoding DODA-type extradiol aromatic ring-opening family dioxygenase — protein sequence MTEIVAGFGTSHGPQLKAAPPEAWETRGTADRRSKGLKFRGGTYTFDELRAEREDFSHEITHDVMQRRWDSCQGSMDAVAEYIKAQDVDVLVIVSSDHKETYGDEWLAPFSVFWGDEVAHVPFTQEQLDEMAPGLAEAAMGDVPDHTIMRPTHRALGKHIIQSTQAEDFDTGATEIIPAGRYENYSIPHGFGFIYQRFMGEDSTIPMVPIFINTFWEPNPPSAKRCYDFGRAVGRAIQSFPGDLRVGVVASGGLSHFVIDEKLDTEFIEAMKNHDAEYLSSVPASEMHSGASELRNWIAVAGIADEVGLQVTNVDYEPCYRTEAGTGNAMGFVTWGRA from the coding sequence ATGACCGAGATCGTCGCCGGATTCGGCACCTCGCACGGACCGCAGCTCAAGGCCGCACCGCCCGAGGCCTGGGAGACTCGCGGCACGGCAGACCGTCGCAGCAAGGGCCTCAAGTTCCGCGGAGGCACGTACACCTTCGATGAGCTGCGCGCTGAGCGCGAGGACTTCTCGCACGAGATCACCCACGACGTGATGCAGCGCCGCTGGGACAGCTGCCAGGGCTCGATGGACGCCGTCGCCGAGTACATCAAGGCGCAGGACGTCGACGTGCTCGTGATCGTCTCCAGCGACCACAAGGAGACCTACGGCGACGAGTGGCTCGCACCATTCTCGGTGTTCTGGGGCGACGAGGTCGCACACGTGCCGTTCACGCAGGAGCAGCTCGACGAGATGGCCCCGGGCCTCGCCGAAGCCGCCATGGGCGATGTGCCGGACCACACGATCATGCGTCCGACGCACCGCGCGCTCGGCAAGCACATCATCCAGTCGACGCAGGCCGAGGACTTCGACACCGGCGCCACCGAGATCATCCCGGCCGGCCGCTACGAGAACTACTCGATCCCGCACGGCTTCGGCTTCATCTACCAGCGCTTCATGGGCGAGGACTCGACCATCCCCATGGTGCCGATCTTCATCAACACGTTCTGGGAGCCGAACCCGCCGAGCGCCAAGCGCTGCTACGACTTCGGTCGCGCGGTCGGTCGCGCGATCCAGTCGTTCCCCGGTGACCTTCGCGTGGGCGTCGTCGCCTCCGGTGGCCTCAGCCACTTCGTGATCGACGAGAAGCTCGACACCGAGTTCATCGAAGCGATGAAGAACCACGATGCCGAGTACCTGTCGTCGGTTCCGGCATCCGAGATGCACTCCGGCGCCTCAGAGCTGCGCAACTGGATCGCCGTCGCCGGCATCGCCGACGAGGTGGGCCTGCAGGTCACGAACGTCGACTACGAGCCCTGCTACCGCACGGAAGCCGGCACCGGCAACGCGATGGGCTTCGTCACCTGGGGGCGTGCCTGA
- a CDS encoding FAD-dependent oxidoreductase gives MTATAYDADVLIVGAGPVGLVAALDLSARGISTIVVEEREFLEPPNVKCNHVASRTMEAFRRLGLAAEVRASGLPSDYPQDVAFRTSLTGPELSRIPIPASGERYTSTVGPDTTWQTPEPPQRINQTFLEPILARHAAAAPGVTLLNRTSFVSVSQDADSAAIVVTDLDGTNERTLRGRYVIGADGGRSQVRKQIGSKLSGDPVLQNVQSTCIRSAELYGLMSAAEPRAWGYYTSNPRRSGHVYAIDGKEVFLVHTYLSPEEAENDSVDRDAAIRAILGVDADFSYEVISKEDWVARRLLADRFRKDRVFIAGDATHLWVPFAGFGMNAGIADVLNLTWLLGAHLNGWADASILDAYEAERRPITEQVSHFAMNHQQKLAKPSLPENLEEDSPEGAAARRAYGEAMYALNVPQFAAQGLNYGYAYNDSPIIAYDGVEAPGYSMGEYTPSTVPGCRAPHFVLADGTSVYDQFTAGYTAIATPGADTEALVATAAERGIPFRVIEVEPSLLPEAYTQPITIVRQDQQVAWRGVGADAAEAAELWELLRGARVAVSA, from the coding sequence ATGACCGCCACAGCGTACGACGCCGACGTCCTCATCGTCGGCGCGGGCCCGGTCGGGCTCGTCGCCGCACTCGACCTCAGCGCCCGCGGCATCTCGACGATCGTGGTCGAGGAGCGTGAGTTCCTCGAGCCGCCGAACGTGAAGTGCAACCACGTCGCATCGCGCACCATGGAGGCCTTCCGCCGTCTCGGCCTCGCCGCGGAGGTACGGGCATCCGGTCTCCCGAGCGATTACCCGCAGGATGTCGCCTTCCGCACGTCGCTCACGGGCCCTGAGCTCTCGCGCATCCCGATCCCGGCGAGCGGCGAGCGCTACACCTCGACGGTGGGCCCGGACACGACGTGGCAGACGCCCGAACCGCCGCAGCGGATCAATCAGACCTTCCTCGAGCCGATTCTCGCCCGTCACGCGGCGGCGGCACCCGGGGTGACGCTGCTGAACCGCACGAGCTTCGTGTCGGTGTCGCAGGACGCGGACTCCGCGGCCATCGTCGTGACCGACCTCGACGGCACGAACGAGCGCACCCTGCGCGGGCGCTACGTGATCGGCGCGGACGGCGGACGCTCGCAGGTCCGCAAGCAGATCGGCTCGAAGCTCAGCGGCGATCCGGTGCTGCAGAACGTGCAATCCACCTGCATCCGCTCCGCCGAGCTGTACGGCCTGATGTCCGCCGCCGAGCCGCGCGCCTGGGGCTACTACACCTCGAACCCGCGCCGTTCCGGTCACGTCTATGCGATCGACGGCAAAGAGGTGTTCCTCGTGCACACCTACCTCTCGCCGGAGGAGGCCGAGAACGACTCGGTTGATCGGGATGCCGCGATCCGGGCGATCCTCGGCGTCGACGCCGACTTCTCCTACGAGGTGATCTCGAAGGAGGACTGGGTCGCACGTCGTCTGCTCGCCGACCGCTTCCGCAAGGACCGCGTCTTCATCGCCGGCGACGCCACCCACCTGTGGGTGCCGTTCGCGGGCTTCGGCATGAACGCGGGCATCGCGGATGTGCTGAACCTCACCTGGCTGCTCGGCGCGCACCTCAATGGCTGGGCGGATGCCTCGATCCTCGACGCGTACGAGGCCGAGCGTCGCCCGATCACCGAGCAGGTCTCGCACTTCGCGATGAACCACCAGCAGAAGCTCGCGAAGCCCTCACTGCCGGAGAACCTGGAAGAGGACTCCCCCGAGGGCGCGGCCGCGCGCCGCGCCTACGGCGAGGCCATGTACGCGCTCAACGTGCCGCAGTTCGCCGCGCAGGGCCTCAACTACGGCTACGCGTACAACGACTCGCCGATCATCGCGTACGACGGGGTGGAAGCGCCGGGCTACTCGATGGGCGAGTACACGCCGTCGACGGTTCCCGGATGCCGGGCACCGCACTTCGTGCTCGCGGACGGCACCTCGGTGTACGACCAGTTCACGGCAGGGTACACGGCCATCGCGACCCCGGGAGCCGACACGGAGGCGCTGGTGGCGACGGCTGCTGAGCGGGGCATCCCGTTCCGCGTCATCGAGGTCGAGCCCTCGCTGCTGCCCGAGGCCTACACGCAGCCGATCACGATCGTGCGCCAGGACCAGCAGGTCGCCTGGCGCGGAGTCGGCGCGGATGCCGCTGAAGCCGCCGAACTCTGGGAGCTGCTGCGCGGCGCGCGCGTCGCGGTCTCTGCCTGA
- a CDS encoding FadR/GntR family transcriptional regulator, translated as MSQIATAAVAVQVARALEEEITSNGFKPGHFIGRRQELAARFSVAPATLGEAIQLLRSRGIVDAKPGPGGGIFVSERSPFAQLSDHLLALREEQTTAEQCLRVLDALDGAVLRDAVDFATEDDITDIARCADELQAAWGTSESAATMWRLHERIAQTTPNELLRGLYTNLVKYITEELDDAVAPHTEERLHTHLDFAKAVVQRDHELAASAIARHTHPASGAGAH; from the coding sequence ATGTCGCAGATCGCCACTGCCGCCGTCGCCGTGCAGGTCGCACGCGCGCTGGAGGAAGAGATCACATCGAACGGTTTCAAGCCGGGCCACTTCATCGGTCGCCGACAGGAACTCGCCGCGCGGTTCTCCGTCGCTCCCGCCACCCTCGGCGAGGCGATCCAGCTGCTGCGCTCGCGCGGGATCGTCGATGCAAAGCCGGGCCCGGGCGGCGGCATCTTCGTCTCTGAGCGCTCCCCGTTCGCGCAGCTGAGCGACCACTTGCTCGCGCTGCGCGAAGAGCAGACGACGGCCGAGCAGTGCCTGCGTGTGCTGGACGCCCTGGACGGTGCGGTCCTGCGCGACGCCGTGGACTTCGCGACGGAAGACGACATCACCGACATCGCGCGCTGCGCCGATGAGCTGCAGGCAGCCTGGGGCACGTCGGAGAGCGCCGCGACCATGTGGCGGCTCCACGAGCGGATCGCCCAGACGACGCCGAACGAGCTGCTGCGCGGTCTCTACACGAACCTCGTGAAGTACATCACTGAGGAGCTCGACGACGCCGTCGCTCCGCACACGGAAGAGCGTCTGCACACGCACCTCGACTTCGCGAAAGCCGTCGTGCAGCGCGATCACGAACTCGCGGCATCCGCGATCGCACGCCACACCCACCCCGCATCCGGCGCGGGCGCCCACTGA
- a CDS encoding RraA family protein, which translates to MTATPAEIIAALRALDSCAISDALDTLGLPGAVTALSPMWPVGSVVAGRVRTVTAAPKAAAGPATHIATPLVAISETDDVVVIDNHGRTDVSCWGGLLAEAATQRGVAGVIVDGACRDVQESEALSLPLFARQAVPVSARGRIVQQAMDERIQIAGVSVASFDYVIADVNGVVFVAADHAARVIELAQRIAQREALMADAVRSGRDVSEVMHDSQFPTVTAE; encoded by the coding sequence ATGACTGCAACACCGGCAGAGATCATTGCGGCGCTGCGCGCGCTCGACAGCTGTGCGATCTCGGATGCGCTCGACACTCTGGGCCTTCCGGGAGCCGTGACGGCTCTGTCACCCATGTGGCCTGTGGGGTCTGTCGTGGCGGGGCGCGTGCGCACCGTCACGGCGGCCCCCAAGGCCGCAGCGGGACCGGCGACGCACATCGCCACCCCGCTCGTCGCGATCTCCGAGACCGATGACGTCGTCGTGATCGACAACCACGGACGCACGGATGTCTCGTGCTGGGGTGGCCTGCTCGCCGAGGCCGCCACCCAGCGCGGCGTCGCCGGCGTCATCGTCGACGGCGCGTGCCGCGACGTGCAGGAGAGCGAGGCGCTCTCACTGCCGCTCTTCGCCCGCCAGGCCGTGCCTGTCAGTGCGCGCGGTCGCATCGTCCAGCAGGCAATGGACGAGCGCATCCAGATCGCCGGCGTCTCCGTCGCCTCCTTCGACTACGTGATCGCCGACGTCAACGGCGTCGTCTTCGTCGCCGCCGACCATGCCGCCCGCGTGATCGAGCTGGCCCAGCGCATCGCTCAGCGCGAGGCGCTCATGGCCGACGCCGTGCGCAGCGGCCGCGACGTCAGCGAAGTCATGCACGATTCCCAGTTCCCCACCGTCACCGCGGAGTAA
- a CDS encoding RraA family protein gives MSEVSIQNEVDELLRLGSATLYEASGLDCFLDAAFRPSWEGATIVGRAFPVSAQIGDNLALHHGIAEAGEGDVLIVDGGGARFGYWGEVMTVAAQARGIRGLIIDGGVRDTAQMAALDFPAFSTSISIRGTIKQWPGTVGLPVTLRGRVIRRGDIVVADRDGVAIFPARAYGRVLDAARQRAEKEEVYMERLRGGETTLDAYGFRHLGEPLRDTDEVEAIAR, from the coding sequence ATGAGCGAGGTCAGCATCCAGAACGAGGTCGACGAGCTTCTCCGCCTCGGCAGTGCAACGCTCTACGAGGCATCCGGCCTGGACTGCTTCCTCGACGCCGCCTTCCGCCCCTCCTGGGAGGGCGCGACCATCGTCGGACGGGCGTTCCCCGTCTCGGCGCAGATCGGCGACAACCTGGCCCTCCACCACGGCATCGCCGAGGCCGGCGAGGGCGATGTGCTCATCGTCGACGGCGGCGGGGCGCGCTTCGGCTACTGGGGCGAGGTCATGACCGTGGCAGCGCAGGCCCGGGGCATCCGCGGTCTCATCATCGACGGCGGCGTCCGTGACACCGCGCAGATGGCCGCCCTGGACTTTCCCGCTTTCAGCACGTCGATCTCGATCCGGGGCACCATCAAGCAGTGGCCGGGAACCGTCGGCCTGCCGGTGACGCTCCGCGGCCGTGTGATCCGCCGCGGTGACATCGTCGTCGCGGACCGCGACGGCGTCGCCATCTTCCCCGCTCGCGCCTACGGCCGCGTCCTCGACGCCGCCCGCCAGCGCGCCGAGAAGGAAGAGGTCTACATGGAGCGTCTGCGAGGCGGCGAGACCACTCTCGACGCCTACGGCTTCCGCCACCTCGGTGAGCCGCTGCGCGACACAGACGAAGTGGAGGCGATCGCACGATGA
- a CDS encoding amidohydrolase family protein, which yields MIIDAHAHMTAPDSYYAWKASLLAARGSHGGKPPVISDDALIESYHAPHPSFGHASHMQHIDGAGIDVQLISPRPFHMMHSERPSKIVEWFTEETNNIIHRTTELFPGRFKGVAGMPQSPDLTPEQWTKELRRAVTELGFVGAMLNSDPHEGTETPPALGERYWYPVYEALCELDVPVLLHSASCKPPAREPYSLHFIQEETVGVWSLINSQVLQDFPDLKVIVSHGGGAIPYQVGRFLPSVVRTGVSYLDKLRKLYFDSCLYTQESLELLMKVVGTDRVLFGSEKPGTGSQIDPETGRWFDDIHLLIDDIEWLDADSRADVLENNARSLFRL from the coding sequence CATCGATGCCCACGCGCACATGACCGCTCCCGACAGCTACTACGCCTGGAAGGCCTCGCTGCTCGCGGCCCGCGGATCGCACGGCGGCAAACCCCCGGTCATCAGTGACGACGCCCTCATCGAGTCGTACCACGCGCCGCACCCGAGCTTCGGGCACGCGTCACACATGCAACACATCGACGGTGCTGGCATCGACGTGCAGCTCATCTCGCCGCGTCCGTTCCACATGATGCACAGTGAGCGCCCCTCGAAGATCGTCGAGTGGTTCACCGAAGAGACCAACAACATCATCCACCGCACCACCGAGCTCTTCCCGGGACGCTTCAAGGGCGTGGCGGGCATGCCGCAGAGCCCGGACCTGACGCCCGAGCAGTGGACCAAGGAGCTGCGCCGTGCCGTGACCGAGCTCGGCTTCGTCGGCGCCATGCTCAACAGCGACCCGCACGAGGGCACCGAGACGCCGCCGGCACTCGGCGAGCGCTACTGGTACCCGGTGTACGAGGCCCTCTGCGAGCTGGATGTCCCCGTGCTTCTGCACTCGGCCAGCTGCAAGCCGCCGGCACGCGAGCCCTACAGCCTGCACTTCATCCAGGAGGAGACGGTCGGCGTCTGGAGCCTCATCAACTCGCAGGTGCTGCAGGACTTCCCCGACCTCAAGGTCATCGTCTCGCACGGTGGCGGCGCGATCCCCTACCAGGTGGGTCGCTTCCTCCCCTCCGTCGTGCGCACCGGCGTCTCGTACCTCGACAAGCTGCGCAAGCTCTACTTCGACTCCTGCCTCTACACGCAGGAGAGCCTGGAGCTGCTCATGAAGGTCGTCGGCACCGACCGCGTGCTCTTCGGCTCGGAGAAGCCGGGCACCGGCTCGCAGATCGACCCGGAGACGGGCCGCTGGTTCGACGACATCCACCTGCTCATCGACGACATCGAGTGGCTGGATGCCGACAGCCGCGCCGATGTCCTCGAGAACAACGCCCGCTCGCTTTTCCGCCTCTAA
- a CDS encoding PucR family transcriptional regulator, translating into MNLEGHVQAYADQLGRPIIVFDVDLNVVAFSVHDRDVDHARLAIILSHKGSSRAKESIRKYRVGYAEGPVRIPPINGGQARQVAPVRHEGHLVGYISSTIPEDLLHPDVDEDAVLDNDATREGRVQIGVILAAMALGIREDEDRSLRLVTGLLTGDEGQRARAADELLTAALIAPVPHYTVISIQPPSVAESSAATMRLVLDRALVMIPVFPSLKAVGAVIEGEAVLVVPYEIDASKLGALLEVQAFSGLRAGVGGAHAPLTDAYRSLREARIAARGAVVDPAHAGVALWDELGLDRMLLQLPLADLAVGDLPVSLQRLLTAQSGPDLAQTLEAYLDYGCDAQRTAQQLHVHRSTLYYRLDRVRAIAEVDLSDGAVRRELHTALRIATLAGLR; encoded by the coding sequence ATGAATCTCGAAGGGCATGTTCAGGCCTACGCCGACCAACTGGGGCGGCCGATCATCGTTTTCGACGTCGATCTCAACGTCGTCGCCTTCAGCGTGCATGATCGCGACGTCGACCACGCCCGGCTCGCGATCATCCTGTCGCACAAGGGCTCCTCGCGTGCGAAGGAGTCCATCCGCAAGTACCGCGTCGGCTATGCCGAGGGTCCGGTGCGCATCCCTCCGATCAACGGCGGTCAGGCCCGTCAGGTCGCACCCGTGCGCCATGAGGGCCACCTCGTCGGATACATCTCCTCGACGATTCCGGAGGATCTGCTGCACCCGGATGTCGATGAGGACGCCGTGCTCGACAATGACGCGACCCGTGAGGGGCGGGTGCAGATCGGTGTGATCCTGGCCGCCATGGCGCTCGGAATCCGCGAGGACGAGGACCGCAGCCTGCGCCTCGTGACGGGACTGCTCACGGGGGATGAGGGGCAGCGTGCCCGCGCCGCGGATGAGCTGCTCACCGCGGCGCTCATCGCACCCGTGCCGCACTACACGGTCATCTCCATCCAGCCGCCGTCCGTCGCGGAGTCGAGCGCCGCGACCATGCGCCTCGTGCTCGATCGCGCGCTCGTCATGATCCCCGTCTTTCCGTCGCTCAAGGCTGTCGGTGCGGTCATCGAGGGTGAGGCCGTGCTCGTCGTGCCCTACGAGATCGACGCGAGCAAGCTCGGTGCGCTGCTCGAGGTCCAGGCGTTCTCGGGGCTGCGCGCGGGTGTCGGAGGGGCGCATGCGCCGCTCACGGACGCGTATCGCTCGCTGCGGGAGGCACGGATCGCGGCGCGCGGTGCGGTGGTCGATCCCGCGCACGCGGGCGTGGCGCTCTGGGATGAGCTGGGCCTGGATCGGATGCTGCTGCAGCTGCCGCTCGCGGATCTTGCCGTCGGGGACCTTCCGGTCTCTCTGCAGCGTCTGCTGACGGCGCAGTCGGGTCCGGATCTCGCCCAGACGCTGGAGGCGTATCTCGACTACGGCTGTGATGCACAGCGCACGGCGCAGCAGCTGCACGTGCACCGCAGCACGCTCTACTACCGCCTGGATCGCGTGCGCGCGATCGCCGAGGTCGACCTCTCTGACGGGGCGGTGCGGCGAGAGCTGCACACGGCGCTGCGCATCGCGACGCTGGCCGGCCTGCGCTGA
- a CDS encoding aldehyde dehydrogenase family protein, whose product MNALLSSVSVDADRGRPILDAATREVIGHAPIQTVEELNAAVAAAQAAQPAWAALGHAERSRLLRLIADDIDASAVELGEIITHEQGKVGGEGEAHGAAHWLRAAADIALEPQVLAQDGDSRSELHYVPLGVVASIGPWNFPVMIGVWHIAPALRMGNTVVIKPSEYTPLSVLALVEIFRRHLPEGVITAISGDREVGAALAAHPDIAKIVFTGSTATGRRIVESSANNLARLTLELGGNDAGIVLPGTDVDAIADKLFWGAFMNTGQVCAALKRVYVHESVYEPMVAALAARADAAPMGSGHDKTNRLGPVQNPDQFAIVSRLVDDARERGARIAAGGEPAADLGPLFYRPTIIADVEDGAAIVDEEQFGPVLPVIKYSDVDDAVRRANGLEQGLGASVWGPDADAAVEVAARLEAGTVWINQHGGVDPSIPFGGTKASGYGLEFGVEGLKAMAATKVIRR is encoded by the coding sequence ATGAACGCACTCCTGTCATCCGTCTCGGTCGATGCCGATCGCGGGCGTCCGATCCTCGACGCCGCGACCCGAGAGGTCATCGGCCACGCGCCGATCCAGACCGTCGAGGAACTCAACGCCGCCGTCGCCGCAGCGCAGGCTGCACAGCCCGCATGGGCCGCGCTCGGCCACGCGGAGCGCTCGCGCCTGCTGCGCCTGATCGCCGACGACATCGATGCGAGTGCGGTGGAGCTCGGCGAGATCATCACCCACGAACAGGGCAAGGTCGGCGGCGAAGGCGAGGCCCACGGCGCCGCGCACTGGCTGCGCGCCGCGGCCGATATCGCGTTGGAACCGCAGGTGCTCGCGCAGGACGGTGACTCCCGTTCCGAGCTGCACTATGTGCCGCTCGGCGTCGTGGCTTCCATCGGTCCATGGAACTTCCCAGTCATGATCGGCGTCTGGCACATCGCCCCCGCACTGCGCATGGGCAACACCGTCGTCATCAAGCCGTCCGAGTACACACCGCTGAGCGTGCTCGCCCTCGTCGAGATCTTCCGCCGGCACCTGCCCGAGGGCGTCATCACGGCGATCTCCGGCGACCGTGAGGTGGGTGCTGCGCTCGCCGCACACCCCGACATCGCGAAGATCGTGTTCACGGGATCGACCGCGACCGGCCGCCGCATCGTCGAGAGCTCGGCGAACAACCTCGCACGCCTCACCCTGGAACTCGGCGGCAACGACGCCGGAATCGTCCTGCCGGGCACCGATGTCGACGCCATCGCCGACAAGCTCTTCTGGGGCGCGTTCATGAACACGGGGCAGGTGTGCGCCGCACTGAAGCGGGTCTACGTGCACGAGTCGGTGTACGAGCCGATGGTCGCCGCCCTCGCAGCGCGGGCCGACGCCGCGCCCATGGGCTCAGGTCACGACAAGACCAACCGCCTCGGACCGGTGCAGAACCCCGACCAGTTCGCGATCGTCTCCCGTCTCGTCGACGACGCTCGCGAGCGCGGTGCGCGCATCGCCGCGGGCGGGGAGCCTGCCGCCGACCTCGGTCCGCTGTTCTACCGTCCGACGATCATCGCCGACGTCGAAGACGGCGCTGCGATCGTCGATGAGGAGCAGTTCGGTCCGGTTCTGCCCGTCATCAAGTACAGCGATGTCGACGATGCGGTGCGTCGAGCGAACGGTCTCGAGCAGGGGCTGGGCGCCTCGGTCTGGGGTCCGGATGCGGATGCCGCCGTCGAGGTGGCCGCGCGTCTGGAGGCCGGCACGGTCTGGATCAACCAGCACGGCGGCGTCGACCCCTCCATTCCCTTCGGCGGCACCAAGGCGTCGGGCTACGGCCTCGAGTTCGGTGTCGAAGGTCTCAAGGCCATGGCGGCCACCAAGGTCATCCGCCGCTGA
- a CDS encoding RraA family protein: protein MNDTLLERFGALGTATVSDALDKHGRPGSLLGIAPLADDQHMVGRAFTVRYVSAQVPAGTVGDFIDQVEPGQVVVLDNDGRVDCTVWGDILTAVAHHRGIAGTVIEGVCRDTHRALSVGYPIFSRGRFMRTGKDRVEVAEEQGPVTIGGVTVRPGDILLGDSDGVVAIPQDLENEILETAEMIHAREESIVEAALNGATIAEARAQFGYHDLQRADA from the coding sequence ATGAACGACACCCTGCTCGAGCGCTTCGGCGCCCTCGGCACCGCCACCGTCTCCGACGCCCTCGACAAGCACGGCCGCCCCGGCAGCCTGCTCGGCATCGCCCCGCTCGCCGACGACCAGCACATGGTCGGACGCGCCTTCACCGTCCGCTACGTGAGCGCGCAGGTTCCGGCGGGCACGGTCGGCGACTTCATCGACCAGGTCGAGCCGGGCCAGGTCGTCGTCCTCGACAACGACGGCCGCGTCGACTGCACCGTGTGGGGAGACATCCTCACCGCCGTCGCCCACCACCGCGGGATCGCCGGCACCGTTATCGAGGGCGTCTGCCGCGATACGCACCGCGCCCTCTCGGTCGGTTACCCGATCTTCAGCCGCGGACGCTTCATGCGCACCGGCAAAGACCGCGTCGAGGTCGCAGAAGAGCAGGGCCCCGTCACGATCGGCGGCGTCACTGTTCGCCCCGGTGACATTCTCCTCGGCGACTCCGACGGCGTCGTCGCGATCCCGCAGGACCTTGAGAACGAGATCCTTGAGACCGCGGAGATGATCCACGCCCGCGAGGAGTCGATCGTCGAGGCCGCGCTGAACGGCGCGACGATTGCCGAGGCACGCGCACAGTTCGGCTACCACGACCTGCAGCGGGCCGACGCATGA